In one Pseudodesulfovibrio tunisiensis genomic region, the following are encoded:
- a CDS encoding OmpA family protein: MKKAIIFGMLLLLTACAYVDPSITDQTRIYYDSPVRKSALQVTLHPRAKQYRPLTAYFPPFVVQQETPDYDHLGLTFGSIFQHAWLEERLFPIMEPGQNQRYSGLQASLRQARDRGADLLILGMVPYFYAGHTVDDTAITIQINIYSASNGMLLWSMAQSGRIEEKQPDDYIYFRHEYRLPTAPFNKIIRSIAKDMAVPLKSWLPSPDTPHPFAETRTQMVQALSTPPSATSQVAQPANQMAEGVEIPAQSAPDSPLPAQGEEITAEAEQTIRPETPAVNLDIRFDFDKSVIKPESHSLLDSLGQALTSPELKGRKIIIAGHTDSVGDAKYNMRLSQSRARAVKQYLVDKFKIAPSLIETAGYGDSRPIATEGTTEGRQKNRRVEIRLSQ; this comes from the coding sequence ATGAAAAAAGCCATAATTTTCGGAATGTTGCTTTTATTGACAGCCTGTGCCTACGTGGACCCGTCCATAACCGACCAGACCAGAATCTATTACGACTCGCCCGTCAGGAAATCCGCACTGCAGGTCACGCTGCATCCCAGAGCAAAACAGTACCGGCCCCTGACCGCGTATTTCCCGCCGTTCGTCGTCCAACAGGAAACCCCGGACTATGATCATCTGGGCCTGACCTTTGGCAGCATATTCCAGCATGCATGGCTTGAGGAACGACTCTTTCCGATCATGGAACCCGGACAAAATCAGCGCTACAGCGGCCTGCAGGCATCTCTGCGTCAGGCCCGGGACCGAGGCGCCGACCTGCTGATCCTCGGCATGGTTCCCTATTTCTATGCAGGCCATACCGTGGATGACACAGCCATCACCATTCAGATCAACATCTACAGCGCCAGCAACGGCATGCTTCTCTGGTCCATGGCCCAATCCGGGCGCATCGAGGAAAAGCAGCCGGACGATTACATCTACTTTCGTCACGAATACCGGCTGCCCACAGCCCCGTTCAACAAGATCATCCGCTCCATAGCCAAGGACATGGCAGTCCCGCTCAAAAGCTGGCTGCCCTCTCCGGACACGCCCCATCCCTTTGCCGAAACCCGCACCCAGATGGTGCAGGCCCTGAGCACGCCGCCGAGCGCAACATCACAAGTTGCCCAACCCGCGAACCAGATGGCTGAAGGAGTCGAAATTCCGGCCCAGTCCGCTCCGGACTCGCCCTTGCCGGCACAGGGAGAGGAAATCACGGCCGAAGCCGAACAGACTATCCGACCGGAAACACCGGCCGTGAATCTGGACATCCGCTTCGACTTCGACAAAAGCGTGATCAAGCCGGAATCCCATTCCCTGCTGGACAGCCTTGGCCAGGCCCTGACCAGCCCGGAACTCAAGGGCAGAAAGATCATCATTGCCGGACACACCGACTCGGTGGGCGACGCCAAATACAACATGCGACTCTCCCAATCCCGGGCCCGGGCAGTGAAGCAGTATCTTGTAGACAAGTTCAAGATCGCCCCCTCGCTCATCGAAACCGCAGGCTACGGCGATTCCCGCCCCATTGCCACCGAGGGGACGACAGAAGGACGGCAGAAAAACCGAAGGGTTGAAATCCGACTATCTCAGTAG